The region GTTTTTGTTGCGTTCAGTTTCTCAACCAAATCGGGCACTTCGCCCAGATTCTTCATGACGAAGTCGGCGTAGCCGTGGTACTTGGTGACGTCATTCCAACGCTCATCGGGAATGGCAGCGACGCGCATTCCGGCACTTTTGCCTGCTTCAACGCCCGCCAGAGCATCTTCGACAACCAGACAGTTAGCCGGTGCGACGCCCAGTTTTTCGGCGGCGTTGAGGTAAATATCGGGCGCGGGCTTGCCGTGCGCGACGTCATCGCCCGTCGTGATGGCGTCAAAGTAATGATGGATGCCATGACGTTGCAAAAACGGCTCGGCGAGTGCGCGAATGGCGCTCGTGCCAAGCGCGATTCGAATACCCCGCGCGTGCAATGTTTTCAGAACATGCGTCACATCGGGAAACAGTTCAATGCGCGAAGTATAAAAATCGTCGGCAATGGCATGGCGGCGCTGCACCAGTTCTTCGATGCTGGGCTGCAAGCCATAGCGGTTGCGGTAGAAACCCACAGCCGAAGGAAAGCTGGTGCCAATGATGTTGGTTTTGTGCTCGCCTGCATAAGCGATTCCGTGTTCGCTCAAGAATTGCGTATCGATTTCCGTCCACAATTCTTCCGAATTGGCGATGACGCCATCGTTGTCAAAGAGGACAGCTTCAATGTGTGTATTCATCGCGCAACAGTAAACCAGAGTCTGAAAGTACGGTCGAAACTGACCGTACTTGGTTTAATATTCGACATGAGTGTGGAAAGTAAAAGCGAAAAAGGCCAGCCGGTCGAAGGCGAACCCGGAGTTTGGTGGTGCGCGCGGCACGCAAAAACCAAAACGCGTTTGCGTTGCGGGCGCTGCGAAACTCCGATTTGCCCGAAATGCACTAAATATGGCCCAACCGGCGCGCGCTGTCCGGCATGTTCGTCCAACAGGAGCGTGCATATCTATCAAGTCTCGCCGCAGCAATATGGCATTGCTGTTGCGGTGGCATTTGTCCTCGGTTCGGCTTTGGGATTTGTGGCGTCGTTCGCCAAC is a window of Abditibacteriaceae bacterium DNA encoding:
- a CDS encoding HAD family phosphatase, whose protein sequence is MNTHIEAVLFDNDGVIANSEELWTEIDTQFLSEHGIAYAGEHKTNIIGTSFPSAVGFYRNRYGLQPSIEELVQRRHAIADDFYTSRIELFPDVTHVLKTLHARGIRIALGTSAIRALAEPFLQRHGIHHYFDAITTGDDVAHGKPAPDIYLNAAEKLGVAPANCLVVEDALAGVEAGKSAGMRVAAIPDERWNDVTKYHGYADFVMKNLGEVPDLVEKLNATKTAS